In Phyllobacterium zundukense, one DNA window encodes the following:
- a CDS encoding ABC transporter substrate-binding protein, translating into MSDKKSDTILNNLPKSASKLLTVETGRRQFLLGAGASAGALAFGLPRPARAQSRTEITFASAKFFGKETISDVVNAYNEAQSKVHVTYVELPPPSASTEVHQALVQQLARRTGTPDVFTQDVVWIAEFAGAGWALPLDQYFNADTQKQYFPGTIAACTYGGKLTALPWFVDSGMLFYRKDLLEGAGAKVPETWDELATAAAEIQKSGKAKFGYLWQGKQAEVLVCDAVEVIASNGGSILSPDGKTGILNDAKSIEAIQFLYDTINKTKISPADVLSWDEEPSRRPFTAGQSAFLRNWSYVYGIAQDKKESQVVDKVGVAPLPHFAGGKSSACLGGYQYGVNAATKNPEAAIDFLTWMSSAETQLRYALQLGIAPTRPDVYEDAKLGAEQPFMKQLKSVFTGATPRPVTPTYAQVTLAIQSGVSRALVTGKVKEELDAANDRITKIVG; encoded by the coding sequence ATGTCTGACAAGAAATCCGATACGATTCTGAATAATTTACCGAAATCTGCATCGAAGCTTTTGACCGTTGAAACTGGCAGACGTCAATTCCTGCTTGGCGCGGGGGCATCCGCCGGTGCCCTGGCGTTCGGGCTCCCCCGGCCCGCTCGTGCACAAAGCCGCACGGAGATCACCTTTGCCAGTGCAAAATTCTTCGGCAAAGAAACCATTTCCGATGTGGTGAATGCCTATAATGAGGCGCAGAGCAAGGTTCATGTCACCTATGTCGAGCTGCCACCGCCAAGTGCATCTACCGAAGTGCACCAGGCCCTGGTGCAGCAGCTTGCCCGCCGCACAGGTACACCGGACGTCTTTACGCAGGACGTGGTCTGGATTGCCGAATTTGCCGGTGCCGGCTGGGCACTGCCGCTCGACCAATACTTTAATGCAGACACACAGAAACAATATTTCCCCGGCACGATCGCTGCCTGCACCTATGGCGGCAAACTGACTGCTTTGCCCTGGTTCGTCGATTCCGGCATGTTGTTCTATCGCAAGGATCTGCTTGAGGGCGCCGGTGCGAAAGTACCGGAAACCTGGGACGAGCTTGCAACGGCAGCTGCCGAGATCCAGAAGTCAGGCAAAGCCAAGTTCGGCTATCTCTGGCAGGGCAAGCAGGCTGAAGTTCTCGTTTGCGATGCCGTCGAGGTGATCGCGTCCAATGGTGGATCGATTCTCTCGCCAGATGGAAAAACTGGCATTCTAAACGATGCAAAGTCCATCGAGGCCATTCAATTCCTCTACGACACGATCAACAAGACCAAAATCAGCCCGGCGGACGTTCTCAGCTGGGACGAGGAGCCTTCTCGTCGACCATTCACAGCCGGCCAGTCAGCGTTCCTGCGTAACTGGTCCTATGTTTACGGAATCGCGCAGGACAAGAAGGAATCCCAGGTCGTCGACAAGGTAGGTGTCGCTCCCCTGCCGCACTTCGCAGGCGGGAAGAGCTCGGCCTGCCTCGGCGGTTATCAATATGGTGTCAATGCAGCGACCAAGAACCCCGAAGCTGCCATCGACTTCCTGACCTGGATGTCTTCGGCTGAAACACAGTTGCGCTACGCCCTTCAACTCGGCATCGCCCCAACCCGCCCCGACGTCTATGAAGATGCGAAGCTCGGAGCGGAACAGCCCTTCATGAAGCAGCTGAAAAGCGTCTTCACTGGAGCAACGCCACGGCCCGTTACACCAACTTATGCCCAGGTGACACTTGCCATCCAGTCCGGCGTATCGCGCGCCCTCGTCACCGGTAAGGTCAAGGAAGAACTCGACGCAGCCAATGATCGCATAACCAAGATCGTAGGATGA
- a CDS encoding Gfo/Idh/MocA family protein: protein MSTSRRNLRIGVVGCGNISMTYLRNSALFRGIKLAACADISTDMAQLRASEYGIRAQSVDELLKSEDIDLVLNLTIPTAHFDISMSALSAGKHVFTEKPLAVTAVEGRTLVAEARSRNLLIGSAPDTFLGAAGRLARRFVDGGRIGRPVTGTAFMMGRGMEHWHPNPQFYYQPGGGPVLDMGPYYITMLVNLIGPAKRVVAMSSIASAERLITADGPFKGTSFKVGTPTTIQAVVEFVNGAVISIGMSWDVFKHSNHPIELHGTEGSLRLPDPDTFGGVLALSERGSEWQEFSTADSLHGQINWPFNAPDRANYRMIGVADLANAIATGGKPRASGDLALHVLEVMEAILEAGATGKAIDIPGSGVQPAALPEDEAAALGA, encoded by the coding sequence ATGAGCACTTCACGCAGAAACCTTCGCATCGGTGTCGTTGGATGCGGCAATATCTCCATGACTTATTTGCGCAATTCCGCACTTTTTCGCGGTATTAAGCTCGCTGCCTGCGCGGATATTTCGACAGACATGGCGCAGCTTCGCGCCAGCGAATATGGCATACGCGCTCAATCGGTGGATGAGCTCCTGAAATCCGAAGATATCGATCTGGTTCTAAATCTAACGATCCCGACAGCCCATTTCGATATCTCGATGTCGGCGCTTTCAGCGGGCAAACATGTCTTCACCGAAAAGCCGCTGGCTGTCACCGCCGTTGAGGGGCGCACGCTCGTGGCTGAAGCCCGCAGCCGTAATCTGCTGATAGGTTCGGCGCCGGATACATTTCTTGGTGCCGCCGGCCGCTTGGCGCGCCGATTTGTCGATGGCGGCAGGATTGGCCGCCCCGTTACTGGCACCGCTTTCATGATGGGCCGCGGAATGGAGCATTGGCATCCAAACCCGCAATTCTACTATCAGCCTGGCGGCGGACCAGTTCTCGACATGGGGCCGTATTACATCACCATGCTGGTTAATCTCATTGGCCCGGCAAAACGTGTTGTAGCGATGTCCAGTATAGCTTCAGCCGAGCGCCTGATCACAGCCGACGGACCGTTCAAGGGTACAAGTTTCAAGGTTGGTACACCAACGACGATTCAAGCAGTGGTCGAATTCGTCAACGGTGCAGTTATCAGCATTGGCATGAGCTGGGATGTGTTCAAGCACTCCAATCATCCGATCGAGTTACACGGTACCGAGGGCTCGCTGCGTTTGCCTGATCCTGATACGTTTGGCGGCGTGCTGGCGCTGAGCGAACGGGGCAGCGAATGGCAGGAGTTTTCAACAGCGGACAGCCTGCACGGTCAGATCAATTGGCCATTCAACGCGCCTGATCGCGCAAATTACCGCATGATTGGTGTCGCTGACCTCGCCAATGCGATTGCGACTGGCGGCAAACCGCGTGCATCCGGGGATCTGGCGCTGCACGTACTGGAGGTCATGGAAGCAATCCTCGAAGCGGGCGCAACCGGTAAGGCAATCGATATTCCCGGAAGTGGAGTGCAACCGGCGGCACTTCCCGAAGATGAAGCAGCAGCTCTTGGTGCCTGA
- a CDS encoding alpha/beta hydrolase, which yields MELNEGAQRVLAMQREIGGAPFETLTVHAARTAFNAGNPLWQPEAPEVGTSYDLTAPGPHGPIPIRFYRGRDAAVEKPLPALVYFHGGGWVVGGLDSHDVVCRALANAAGAIVISVGYRLAPEHKFPAGIDDAVAAMRFVFDQAGSLGIDPARIAVGGDSAGGNIATVVALTARNGDVPPVNYQILFYPNTDAAQKHTSYRTKGEGYGLTASTMRWYRDHYIRDATDIDDWRVSPLRVASLVGVASTYIVTAAYDPLCDEGMEYANRLRAEGVLVTHRHLQDQIHGFVSMGRYIPEAKSTIEDAATAWKAANSQA from the coding sequence ATGGAACTGAATGAAGGTGCGCAACGCGTACTCGCCATGCAGCGTGAAATCGGCGGTGCACCATTCGAGACCTTGACGGTGCATGCGGCACGCACGGCCTTCAACGCGGGCAATCCGCTGTGGCAGCCCGAAGCGCCAGAGGTGGGCACGTCGTATGATCTAACGGCGCCGGGTCCCCACGGACCGATTCCAATAAGATTTTATCGCGGAAGGGACGCGGCGGTCGAAAAGCCTTTGCCTGCTCTTGTCTATTTTCACGGTGGTGGCTGGGTTGTCGGCGGTCTCGATTCGCATGATGTTGTCTGCCGTGCCCTGGCTAATGCCGCCGGCGCTATCGTCATTTCGGTCGGCTACAGGCTGGCGCCCGAGCACAAATTTCCTGCAGGTATCGATGATGCCGTTGCCGCAATGCGGTTCGTCTTCGATCAGGCAGGATCGCTGGGAATTGATCCCGCGCGCATTGCCGTCGGGGGTGACAGTGCCGGCGGCAATATTGCGACCGTCGTTGCACTCACCGCGCGCAATGGCGATGTTCCGCCGGTGAATTATCAGATACTGTTTTATCCCAACACCGATGCTGCTCAAAAACATACCTCCTACCGGACAAAGGGCGAGGGATACGGGCTGACGGCATCAACCATGCGCTGGTATCGGGACCATTACATTCGCGATGCAACCGATATTGACGACTGGCGCGTTTCCCCGCTGCGCGTTGCCAGTCTTGTGGGTGTTGCTTCCACCTACATCGTGACCGCAGCTTATGACCCGCTATGCGACGAAGGAATGGAATATGCCAATCGGCTGAGAGCTGAGGGCGTTCTCGTTACGCATCGTCATTTGCAGGATCAGATCCATGGCTTTGTAAGCATGGGACGTTACATCCCGGAAGCTAAAAGCACGATCGAGGATGCTGCCACAGCCTGGAAAGCGGCGAACTCCCAAGCGTGA
- a CDS encoding ATP-binding cassette domain-containing protein: MNSTTPLLEVRNLSRHFGAVRALDNCSMIVRPGEVVALAGDNGAGKTTMIKAISGVYPPTSGEILIEGNPVSFSSPQDARGKGIETIYQDLALADNLTIGANIFLGREPMRKAFGFLPVLDRKAMAEAAKKTMAMLDFHVKRLDAPVSNFSGGQRQAVAIGRAVYWNAKILIMDEPTAALGVPEQRKVVALIKSLKAQGRGVIFISHNLQDIFAVSDRIVVLRRGIVAGERKISETTHDEVVKLMIGG, from the coding sequence ATGAATAGCACCACCCCTCTTCTCGAAGTCCGCAATCTTTCCCGTCACTTCGGTGCAGTCCGCGCGCTCGACAATTGTTCCATGATCGTACGCCCAGGTGAAGTCGTGGCACTTGCCGGTGATAACGGTGCGGGCAAGACCACGATGATCAAGGCGATCTCGGGCGTCTATCCGCCGACATCGGGAGAAATCCTCATCGAGGGCAACCCTGTTTCCTTTTCCTCACCTCAAGATGCGCGCGGCAAGGGTATAGAGACGATCTATCAGGACTTGGCGTTGGCCGACAACCTTACCATCGGAGCCAACATATTCCTTGGACGCGAGCCCATGCGTAAAGCCTTCGGCTTCCTGCCGGTACTGGACCGCAAAGCCATGGCGGAAGCCGCCAAGAAGACAATGGCCATGCTGGACTTCCATGTGAAGCGGCTCGATGCACCGGTCAGCAATTTTTCCGGCGGCCAACGGCAAGCGGTCGCAATCGGCCGGGCCGTTTACTGGAACGCCAAGATTCTGATCATGGATGAGCCGACCGCCGCCCTTGGTGTACCTGAACAGCGCAAGGTAGTAGCACTGATCAAGTCGCTCAAGGCACAGGGCCGCGGGGTGATTTTCATCTCCCACAATCTCCAGGATATTTTTGCTGTCTCAGATCGCATTGTTGTTCTGCGCCGCGGAATTGTCGCCGGGGAAAGAAAGATCAGCGAAACGACCCATGACGAAGTGGTCAAGCTCATGATCGGCGGTTAG
- a CDS encoding ABC transporter permease subunit, which yields MTLTSLEPPQAEKYVAPQADHADQTKTYLARVAQLRAWLFLAGLLITFEIWSRIAFGGTFVFSSFNWQSVAVFAVAPLLLAVGQTFVIISGGIDLSSGFIMGLAAVVAAHMTNIAGLYMPLPFAMLFGILVAVLAAGVPGIVNGLLISRLKVPPFIGTLGMFGVARGTAFLLAGGTTVPVKNEHFAMLGNGRFFGIPYLVLVTAVFVLIMHYLLSQTRFGQHNYAIGANAQAARRAGIDIKAHLLRLYILSAMCAGLGGALYAARFTAGAAQAGEPLLLDSVAAVVIGGASLFGGSGSILGTVAGALVIAVIQYGLVFLDVEPFWQFIAVGIVIIISVLIDQAQRRFSGAKQDE from the coding sequence ATGACATTGACCAGCCTTGAACCGCCGCAAGCGGAAAAATACGTAGCGCCGCAAGCAGATCACGCTGACCAGACCAAGACCTATCTGGCGCGCGTTGCCCAGTTGCGTGCCTGGCTTTTCCTGGCCGGATTGCTCATCACCTTCGAGATATGGTCACGTATCGCCTTTGGCGGGACCTTTGTCTTTTCTTCGTTCAATTGGCAGTCCGTAGCCGTTTTCGCCGTCGCGCCGCTTCTGCTTGCCGTTGGACAGACTTTCGTCATCATCTCCGGCGGCATCGATCTGTCCAGTGGGTTCATCATGGGACTTGCGGCGGTCGTCGCGGCCCATATGACGAATATTGCCGGCCTCTATATGCCGCTGCCCTTCGCCATGCTTTTCGGCATTCTGGTCGCTGTCCTTGCTGCTGGTGTCCCTGGCATTGTCAACGGGCTCCTGATCTCGCGCCTCAAGGTGCCCCCCTTTATTGGCACGCTCGGCATGTTCGGCGTCGCCCGTGGAACGGCTTTTCTCCTGGCGGGAGGCACCACCGTTCCGGTGAAGAACGAGCACTTTGCCATGCTCGGCAATGGCCGCTTCTTTGGCATTCCCTATCTCGTGCTGGTCACGGCGGTCTTCGTCCTGATCATGCATTATCTTCTGAGCCAGACGCGTTTCGGCCAGCATAATTATGCGATCGGGGCCAATGCTCAGGCGGCGCGCCGTGCCGGTATCGACATCAAGGCGCATCTCCTCCGTCTCTACATTCTATCGGCCATGTGCGCTGGGCTCGGAGGCGCTCTCTATGCCGCCCGCTTCACCGCCGGCGCCGCTCAGGCGGGTGAGCCGCTGCTGCTCGACAGCGTTGCCGCGGTCGTCATCGGCGGGGCAAGCCTCTTTGGCGGTTCGGGCTCGATTCTCGGCACGGTCGCCGGAGCACTTGTCATCGCCGTTATTCAGTATGGCCTCGTCTTCCTCGATGTCGAACCGTTCTGGCAGTTTATCGCCGTCGGTATCGTGATCATCATTTCCGTTCTTATCGACCAGGCGCAGCGCCGGTTCAGCGGAGCCAAGCAAGATGAATAG
- a CDS encoding ABC transporter substrate-binding protein, whose protein sequence is MERRSFVKAAAALTLVSAFALAGAPANAQDKKFTIALVPGLTTDAFYITMRKGAEAAAKAIGAEIVFQGAPDFNPVTQVPVLDAVIAKKPDAILIAPTDKDQLVQPLKKAADAGIPVITVDTFIGSGVYQTGAGDSDFPLAYIASDNILGGEIAARALAKAVGEKGKVYVSNVKPGISTTDQREEGFKKEMAANHPGIQVLETQYNDNDANKAASQLQAVFARNPDLVGVFGANLFSALGGANGVQQAGETGKIRVVAFDAPTSIVDNINSGLVDLAIAQHPAEIGYFGVMSAYAHLTGNSIPTSIGTGFTVIDKTNVTDPNVAKYIYSD, encoded by the coding sequence ATGGAGCGCCGTTCATTTGTCAAGGCTGCCGCAGCCTTGACGCTCGTTTCTGCATTTGCATTGGCGGGCGCACCTGCCAATGCGCAGGATAAGAAATTTACCATTGCACTTGTTCCGGGTCTGACAACGGACGCGTTTTACATCACCATGCGAAAGGGCGCAGAAGCCGCCGCAAAAGCCATTGGTGCTGAAATCGTCTTCCAGGGCGCTCCGGATTTCAACCCGGTCACCCAGGTGCCAGTGCTTGACGCCGTTATCGCGAAAAAGCCCGATGCCATCCTGATTGCGCCGACCGACAAAGACCAGTTGGTCCAGCCCCTGAAAAAAGCGGCTGATGCGGGTATTCCGGTTATTACGGTTGATACATTCATTGGTTCCGGTGTCTACCAGACCGGAGCAGGCGACTCGGATTTCCCCCTCGCCTATATCGCTTCCGATAATATTCTCGGTGGTGAAATCGCCGCCCGTGCGCTCGCCAAGGCCGTGGGCGAAAAGGGCAAGGTCTACGTATCCAATGTGAAGCCGGGCATCTCGACAACCGACCAGCGCGAGGAAGGCTTCAAGAAGGAAATGGCAGCCAATCATCCGGGTATTCAGGTGTTGGAAACACAATACAACGATAATGATGCCAACAAGGCTGCTTCCCAGCTTCAGGCCGTGTTTGCGCGTAATCCGGACCTCGTCGGCGTCTTTGGCGCCAATCTGTTCTCGGCACTTGGCGGCGCCAATGGCGTGCAACAAGCCGGTGAAACCGGCAAAATCAGAGTCGTTGCATTTGATGCCCCGACCAGTATCGTTGATAATATCAATAGTGGTCTCGTCGATCTCGCCATCGCCCAGCATCCAGCCGAAATCGGCTATTTTGGCGTTATGTCGGCCTATGCGCATCTGACAGGAAATTCCATTCCGACCTCGATCGGCACGGGATTTACCGTCATCGACAAGACGAACGTAACCGACCCGAACGTCGCGAAATACATCTACTCTGACTAA
- a CDS encoding sugar-binding transcriptional regulator: MLHMVAKLHYEAEMSQVDIAKRLGVSTATISRLLQRARALGIVRIEVIDLISPEEITAELVDRLGLKTAAVVETPSAGALASLATPLGAMLKEAGLGAGSVFGIGWGRAIREVVRAGLPRIPDIITVPVTGGMQLSAPHFQINEFVRLAAEQMGGTPHFLHAPYLSSQELREAFLNDASVKEILALWDRMDVAIVGIGLPHAINPPEASAATPSEQALTRAVGDVIRHYIDENGAVLHWDGENSMIAASPEQLRATPLVIGVAATAEKAPAIIGAVRARMINALVTDTKTAQAILDSLPAA, encoded by the coding sequence ATGCTGCATATGGTCGCCAAGCTGCATTACGAGGCGGAGATGTCGCAGGTGGATATCGCCAAGCGCCTCGGTGTGTCGACGGCGACAATATCGCGCCTCCTTCAGCGAGCGCGTGCCTTGGGCATTGTGCGCATCGAAGTGATTGATCTGATCTCTCCAGAGGAAATCACCGCGGAACTGGTGGATCGCCTGGGTCTCAAAACGGCCGCCGTGGTCGAAACGCCAAGCGCGGGCGCACTCGCTTCCCTTGCGACACCGCTTGGCGCGATGCTTAAGGAAGCCGGCCTTGGAGCCGGTTCCGTTTTCGGTATCGGTTGGGGCCGGGCCATTCGCGAAGTGGTGCGCGCCGGTCTGCCGCGCATTCCCGACATTATTACGGTCCCGGTCACGGGCGGCATGCAACTGTCAGCGCCGCATTTTCAGATTAACGAATTTGTCCGCCTGGCGGCCGAGCAAATGGGCGGCACACCACATTTCCTGCACGCGCCCTACCTTTCTTCGCAAGAATTGCGTGAGGCGTTCTTGAACGACGCGTCGGTGAAGGAAATCCTGGCGCTTTGGGATCGCATGGATGTAGCGATCGTCGGTATCGGACTGCCGCACGCCATCAACCCGCCGGAAGCAAGTGCTGCTACTCCAAGCGAACAGGCGCTGACAAGGGCCGTCGGTGACGTCATTCGCCACTATATTGACGAAAATGGCGCGGTACTGCACTGGGACGGCGAAAACAGCATGATAGCCGCATCTCCAGAACAATTGCGGGCGACACCGCTGGTCATCGGTGTCGCAGCCACTGCGGAAAAAGCACCGGCAATTATCGGCGCGGTTCGTGCCAGGATGATCAATGCACTCGTCACTGACACCAAAACAGCACAGGCTATTCTCGACAGCCTTCCCGCCGCCTGA
- a CDS encoding tagatose-bisphosphate aldolase has translation MATMTTAELRGYQQICGPDGAMMVIACDQRGGMRTLLATDPEAQAQIGNDVLGQTKADITRYLASKASCVLVDPICAVPHLVDDGVIARDTALLIGLDASGWDTSPEGYRLSKLVPDITARRVRELGATGGKIMVYLRADKPEANTHNIAILRQSIEDFAREDLLLVVEFLTYRLDSESAEDYAAKVPWLVEEGTRISLDCGAKVLKLPYPGSPEACATVTELAGDVPWAVLSAGVDHETFLGQVEIAMQNGASGVIAGRSLWKDCISLDRMVTREKLETVAVPRLREIQAVIARYRNVGVHKAA, from the coding sequence ATGGCGACGATGACAACAGCGGAATTACGCGGATATCAACAGATTTGCGGTCCGGATGGCGCAATGATGGTGATTGCCTGCGATCAGCGCGGCGGCATGCGCACCCTGCTGGCAACTGATCCGGAGGCACAGGCTCAGATCGGCAATGATGTTCTTGGCCAGACAAAGGCTGATATCACCCGTTATCTTGCAAGCAAGGCCTCCTGTGTGTTGGTCGATCCCATCTGCGCCGTACCCCATCTCGTTGATGACGGTGTAATTGCTCGCGATACGGCGCTATTGATTGGTCTCGATGCTTCGGGCTGGGATACTTCGCCAGAAGGTTACCGGCTGTCGAAGCTCGTCCCCGACATCACGGCACGCCGAGTACGTGAACTGGGAGCGACCGGCGGCAAGATCATGGTTTATCTGCGCGCCGACAAGCCGGAAGCCAATACACACAACATCGCGATCCTGCGCCAGAGCATCGAAGACTTTGCCAGGGAGGACCTGCTTTTGGTCGTCGAGTTCCTGACCTATCGGCTTGATAGCGAAAGCGCTGAGGATTATGCGGCAAAGGTTCCATGGCTGGTCGAGGAAGGCACCCGGATTTCACTGGATTGCGGCGCCAAGGTATTGAAATTGCCCTATCCGGGCTCACCGGAGGCCTGCGCCACTGTCACCGAACTTGCCGGAGATGTCCCTTGGGCGGTATTGTCGGCTGGTGTTGATCATGAAACATTTCTTGGACAGGTCGAGATCGCGATGCAGAACGGGGCGTCCGGGGTGATTGCAGGACGGTCGCTCTGGAAGGATTGCATTTCGCTGGACCGCATGGTCACCCGCGAAAAACTTGAAACTGTCGCCGTACCGCGGCTGCGCGAAATCCAGGCTGTTATTGCCAGGTACCGCAACGTCGGCGTTCACAAAGCGGCCTGA
- a CDS encoding ROK family protein has product MAIGVDIGGTNLRAARISSHGEILEKVSEKSHPDPEIALARIVDLIRRVDRPAVKAIGIGIPGRVDQRQRQVLSGGYLDLSCVPVADHIEAATGRPVIIDNDCSMALMAEIAIGAARGHGNVVMFTIGTGIGGAISENGTIVRGSRAAGQLGHITVDRHGRECVCGRRGCVEAESSGTAWRRHVAEAGYAADTPVDQILALGERGDKEALAVLCAWAGPLRAAIDTISATLDPDMVLLGGGLGKAAERALAYAPAQAAWFQTSVRAAELADDAGVIGAGLAALSFPGAVSVHASAATGRSGKRAVLVNGIPAAGKSQMSKAISDRTGWPILTLDTIKNPFLEQLGGADREFNRTLGKASYQAIWSIVRDAPDGSTFIVDAWFGFQPLALLQKHLATAGVEHIAEIWCHAPGEVLAERYAARLHERPAGHPGAAYIPELIELSKKAEPTGLGPNHAVDTTTPIDFDAVTGWVNYVLCDGHGDTAHE; this is encoded by the coding sequence ATGGCTATCGGAGTCGACATCGGTGGCACTAATCTGCGTGCCGCGCGCATATCATCTCACGGGGAAATTCTCGAAAAGGTCTCGGAGAAGAGCCACCCAGATCCTGAAATCGCCTTAGCGCGAATTGTCGATCTTATCCGGAGGGTTGACCGGCCCGCTGTAAAGGCCATCGGTATCGGTATTCCCGGGCGTGTCGATCAGCGGCAGCGCCAGGTATTATCGGGTGGGTATCTCGATCTCTCCTGCGTGCCAGTCGCCGATCATATCGAAGCGGCTACCGGCCGCCCCGTGATCATCGACAATGATTGCAGCATGGCGCTCATGGCCGAAATTGCCATTGGAGCTGCACGAGGTCACGGCAATGTGGTGATGTTCACGATCGGTACGGGCATTGGCGGTGCCATTTCAGAGAATGGAACGATTGTGCGAGGTAGCAGAGCTGCCGGGCAATTAGGACATATCACGGTCGATCGGCATGGGCGGGAATGCGTTTGCGGGCGGCGCGGTTGTGTCGAAGCGGAGAGTTCGGGCACAGCGTGGCGGCGTCATGTAGCCGAAGCAGGATATGCAGCAGACACACCGGTAGACCAGATCCTTGCCTTGGGCGAAAGGGGCGACAAAGAAGCGCTAGCGGTGCTTTGTGCCTGGGCCGGACCCTTGCGGGCGGCGATTGATACGATATCCGCCACCCTCGATCCAGATATGGTGCTGCTGGGTGGCGGACTTGGCAAAGCTGCGGAGCGCGCGCTCGCATATGCTCCAGCACAGGCAGCATGGTTTCAGACGTCAGTCCGGGCGGCAGAACTCGCAGACGATGCCGGCGTGATCGGCGCTGGTCTTGCAGCACTCTCGTTTCCTGGCGCGGTTTCAGTCCATGCATCGGCAGCCACCGGTCGAAGCGGTAAGCGGGCGGTGCTCGTCAATGGGATACCGGCGGCCGGCAAGAGCCAGATGTCAAAGGCAATTTCGGATCGGACTGGCTGGCCGATCCTCACGCTAGACACGATCAAGAACCCGTTCCTGGAGCAGCTTGGCGGCGCGGATCGCGAATTTAACCGGACGCTTGGCAAGGCAAGCTATCAGGCGATCTGGTCTATCGTCCGTGATGCGCCGGACGGTTCCACTTTCATCGTCGACGCATGGTTCGGGTTTCAGCCTCTCGCTCTATTGCAAAAACACCTCGCGACGGCGGGCGTGGAACATATTGCGGAGATCTGGTGCCATGCGCCCGGAGAGGTGCTTGCCGAACGTTACGCTGCGCGGCTGCACGAGCGGCCTGCCGGTCATCCTGGTGCGGCTTACATTCCCGAACTCATCGAGCTTTCCAAGAAGGCTGAACCGACTGGCCTTGGGCCAAACCATGCCGTCGATACGACGACGCCGATCGACTTCGACGCGGTGACCGGATGGGTGAACTACGTCTTATGTGATGGACATGGCGATACCGCGCACGAATAG
- a CDS encoding LysR family transcriptional regulator, translated as MDRIEAMKVFVAAIDEGSLAGAGRRLGRSPAAVSRAIAFLETYVGAELLHRTTRSIKLSEAGERYASACRRVLIDLEEADMSVAGERTAPRGTLTITAPPISGEEILRPIVDAYLDAFPAVSVNLILLDRHANLVDEGIDVALRVAQLPDSSMVAVRVGGDVKRVIVASPRYLAKHPHINEPSDLAKHQIVTTTHFGQDTWVFPPAAGSSIARSVHFKPRLVVNSVRAALASAIDGRGVTRLYTYHVAESVQDGSLKLVLRNAESAALPVHLVTPHGRLSVPKVRAFIDFAAPRLRAEFARLSAEADSLK; from the coding sequence ATGGATCGCATTGAAGCGATGAAGGTGTTCGTTGCGGCTATCGATGAGGGTAGCCTTGCCGGTGCGGGACGCCGTTTAGGCCGCTCGCCTGCCGCCGTCAGCCGGGCGATTGCATTTCTGGAGACCTATGTGGGAGCAGAGCTCCTGCACCGGACCACGCGTTCGATCAAACTCAGCGAGGCCGGCGAGCGCTATGCTTCGGCCTGCCGGCGGGTTCTGATCGATCTCGAAGAAGCGGACATGAGCGTCGCAGGCGAGCGTACCGCTCCGCGGGGGACACTCACCATAACGGCACCACCCATCAGCGGCGAAGAGATTTTGCGCCCAATCGTTGATGCTTATCTTGACGCTTTCCCTGCCGTCTCGGTGAACCTGATACTACTCGACCGCCACGCCAATCTTGTCGATGAGGGGATTGACGTTGCCCTCCGTGTCGCTCAACTCCCGGATTCCTCGATGGTTGCTGTTCGCGTTGGGGGCGACGTAAAGCGGGTCATCGTTGCGTCGCCGCGATACCTTGCCAAACACCCTCACATCAACGAGCCGTCCGACCTCGCCAAACACCAGATTGTGACCACCACGCACTTTGGCCAAGACACCTGGGTCTTCCCGCCGGCGGCTGGCAGCTCGATCGCGCGATCGGTCCACTTCAAGCCCCGGCTCGTCGTCAACAGCGTTCGGGCTGCTCTCGCGTCAGCAATCGACGGGCGCGGCGTTACTCGGCTTTATACCTACCACGTAGCCGAGAGTGTGCAGGACGGTTCGCTCAAACTTGTACTGCGAAATGCGGAGTCTGCTGCTCTGCCAGTTCACCTCGTAACGCCTCACGGTCGACTGTCAGTGCCGAAAGTGCGAGCTTTCATAGATTTTGCTGCCCCGCGCCTGCGCGCAGAGTTCGCTAGGCTGTCTGCGGAAGCCGATTCACTAAAGTGA